In one Brooklawnia cerclae genomic region, the following are encoded:
- a CDS encoding FAD-binding protein, which yields MSRRSRSRRERSGDEVFLPVATSARPRTDLMTDVVVVGSDPGALAAALACRQAGWEVLVAEPTGQLGGQAANGSGRLWLPGGSAASGGVDDDYATARDYFDRVVGDPDAATSAPRRHAFLTGTAALHEWLTRLGVELRPDGVGDNYPHVPGGLGAGRVFVPGDHDATAIGMLGERLPGGVAPEPGGVVDRIEQGARAVGGAARGRRLVHGGAGLVAALLAACQRLQVTVWWDAPVQRLITVSRDEAGGNGSDDPGAVTGEGTGGAEVGVAGVVIERAGRPVRVLAGRGVVLAQGGFGADARLRREYLPVPSRPAWTIGAAADAGIRQLAWAQHLGLELAGLGNAWWRPALWMAGAGAVDPAGALAAPHGFVVDATGRRFADEAAAGVDFCRALFARARQFGPETVPAWLIVDADHRRRYRLGDIQPGHLPRSAARSGAVISARTLPELAWRIHVDAAGLQATAERFDMFVETGSDDDFGRGSSVADRARGDAGNRPNPCLGAVARPPFHAVRVVPGDRGTKGGLLTDEHARVLCAGGPVPGLWAIGTAAASVTGAADPAPGTGLAEAMVMGRVCARSIT from the coding sequence ATGAGCCGGCGGTCCCGCTCGCGCCGTGAGCGTTCCGGCGACGAGGTTTTCCTGCCGGTTGCGACATCGGCGCGTCCCCGCACTGATCTCATGACCGACGTGGTCGTCGTCGGGAGCGATCCCGGGGCGCTCGCCGCCGCGCTGGCCTGCAGGCAGGCGGGCTGGGAGGTGCTGGTGGCCGAGCCGACGGGGCAGTTGGGCGGGCAGGCGGCCAACGGATCCGGGCGCCTGTGGCTCCCGGGTGGTTCCGCGGCCTCCGGCGGGGTGGACGACGACTATGCCACCGCCCGTGACTACTTCGACCGGGTGGTCGGCGACCCCGACGCGGCGACCAGCGCGCCGCGTCGGCACGCGTTCCTCACAGGGACGGCCGCGCTTCACGAGTGGCTGACGAGGCTGGGGGTGGAACTACGGCCGGACGGCGTCGGCGACAACTATCCGCATGTGCCGGGCGGGCTGGGCGCGGGGCGGGTCTTCGTCCCGGGCGATCACGATGCCACCGCCATCGGCATGCTGGGCGAGCGGCTGCCCGGTGGGGTCGCCCCGGAGCCGGGAGGTGTTGTCGACCGCATCGAGCAGGGGGCTCGGGCGGTGGGCGGCGCGGCACGGGGACGCCGCCTCGTGCACGGCGGCGCGGGGCTGGTGGCCGCTCTGCTGGCCGCCTGCCAGCGGCTCCAGGTGACGGTCTGGTGGGACGCGCCGGTGCAGCGCCTCATCACCGTCTCCCGCGACGAGGCGGGTGGAAACGGATCGGACGATCCCGGGGCGGTGACCGGTGAGGGAACCGGCGGCGCCGAGGTCGGCGTCGCGGGCGTGGTGATCGAGCGGGCCGGTCGTCCGGTGCGCGTGCTGGCGGGGCGTGGTGTCGTCCTGGCCCAGGGTGGCTTCGGTGCGGACGCGAGGTTGCGCCGCGAGTATCTGCCGGTGCCGTCGCGCCCGGCCTGGACGATCGGTGCGGCGGCTGACGCCGGGATCCGGCAGCTCGCCTGGGCGCAGCACCTGGGGCTGGAACTCGCCGGGCTCGGCAACGCGTGGTGGCGTCCGGCCTTGTGGATGGCCGGGGCCGGTGCGGTCGACCCGGCGGGGGCGCTGGCTGCGCCACATGGATTCGTGGTCGACGCGACGGGACGCAGATTCGCCGACGAGGCGGCTGCGGGCGTCGACTTCTGCCGTGCCCTGTTCGCGCGAGCCCGCCAGTTCGGCCCCGAGACCGTGCCCGCGTGGTTGATCGTGGACGCCGATCACCGTCGTCGCTACAGGCTGGGCGACATACAGCCCGGGCATCTGCCCCGGTCGGCTGCCCGTTCGGGTGCGGTGATCAGCGCCCGAACCCTGCCCGAGCTCGCCTGGCGCATCCATGTGGACGCGGCCGGGCTTCAGGCCACGGCCGAGCGGTTCGACATGTTCGTGGAGACGGGCAGCGACGACGACTTCGGACGCGGATCGTCGGTTGCCGACCGCGCCCGTGGCGACGCGGGGAATCGTCCCAATCCCTGCCTGGGGGCGGTCGCCAGGCCCCCGTTCCACGCCGTGAGGGTGGTCCCGGGCGACCGGGGCACGAAGGGCGGCCTGCTGACCGACGAGCATGCCCGCGTCCTGTGCGCCGGTGGGCCGGTGCCGGGGCTGTGGGCGATCGGGACCGCGGCGGCCTCGGTCACGGGAGCCGCCGATCCGGCTCCCGGCACAGGGCTGGCCGAGGCCATGGTCATGGGACGCGTGTGCGCCCGCTCGATCACCTGA
- a CDS encoding PQQ-dependent sugar dehydrogenase, which translates to MAAASLIRAIGALSLTIALAVSAVGCSSASDLVLAGTSRNAAGVSATAVPATKLDTVLDGLDSPSGMAFTPAGDTLIVAGDDIIVLDAQGRTSTLKHDIGDLPDSGNALLDIAVSPDFSTDHTLYVCHRTNDGVRVTQLQTESKLRWARQQGPIVTGIPTPTETTGGCRIAFGPDGYLYVGTSDGGDPTASQSLASLGGKILRIDVETRGAPDDNPFITRADPHSQLIYSYGLRDVVGLAWHPTTDALYALDRGPGREDEVNLIVSGGNYGWNPASASTSDYDTDGVAMTDLSLPQARPAVWSSGTSGAPGVSGATFLSGDTWSAGSGLLIITSSAGVQAMRLTGEVAAQSETLESLENVGATGAIALCASGALYVVTADDGGDRLVRVRVR; encoded by the coding sequence ATGGCCGCAGCTTCGTTGATACGGGCGATCGGAGCACTGTCGCTCACGATCGCACTCGCGGTCTCCGCCGTCGGCTGTTCGTCCGCGTCCGATCTCGTGCTCGCGGGCACGTCGCGCAACGCCGCCGGCGTCTCGGCCACGGCCGTCCCCGCGACGAAGCTCGACACCGTCCTCGACGGCCTCGACTCGCCGTCCGGCATGGCCTTCACTCCGGCCGGTGACACCCTGATCGTCGCGGGGGACGACATCATCGTCCTGGACGCGCAGGGGCGCACCTCGACGCTGAAGCACGACATCGGTGACCTGCCCGACTCCGGCAACGCGCTGCTCGACATCGCCGTCAGCCCGGACTTCTCCACTGACCACACCCTCTACGTCTGCCACCGCACCAACGACGGAGTCCGCGTCACCCAGCTGCAGACCGAGAGCAAGCTCCGCTGGGCCCGGCAGCAGGGGCCGATAGTGACGGGGATCCCCACTCCCACCGAGACCACCGGCGGCTGCCGGATCGCGTTCGGCCCCGACGGCTACCTCTACGTCGGCACCTCGGACGGCGGCGACCCCACCGCCTCACAGAGCCTGGCCTCGCTGGGCGGGAAGATCCTGCGGATCGACGTCGAGACCCGCGGCGCACCCGACGACAACCCGTTCATCACCCGTGCCGATCCGCACTCGCAGCTCATCTACAGTTACGGCCTCCGCGACGTGGTCGGGCTCGCCTGGCACCCGACGACCGACGCCCTCTACGCGCTCGACCGCGGCCCCGGCCGCGAGGACGAGGTGAACCTGATCGTGTCGGGCGGCAACTACGGGTGGAACCCGGCCTCGGCGTCCACCTCCGACTACGACACGGACGGTGTCGCGATGACCGACCTCTCGCTGCCGCAGGCACGCCCGGCAGTGTGGTCCTCAGGAACCAGCGGTGCACCCGGCGTGTCGGGGGCGACGTTCCTGTCGGGCGACACATGGTCGGCCGGAAGCGGGCTGCTCATAATCACCAGCTCGGCCGGCGTCCAGGCGATGCGCCTCACCGGCGAGGTCGCCGCCCAGTCGGAGACCCTCGAGTCGCTCGAAAACGTGGGCGCCACCGGCGCGATCGCCCTGTGCGCGAGCGGGGCGCTCTACGTGGTCACGGCCGACGACGGCGGCGACAGGCTGGTCCGCGTCCGCGTCAGGTGA
- a CDS encoding peptidoglycan-binding protein, whose product MIKIIQQRLIAKGYVLGVQDVNSSWADGIFEQPTADAVTRFQQAEMPGTQFYGQVWVDDYAKLSQ is encoded by the coding sequence GTGATCAAGATCATCCAGCAACGCTTGATCGCCAAGGGGTACGTCCTCGGAGTTCAAGATGTCAATTCATCGTGGGCGGATGGGATCTTCGAGCAGCCGACTGCGGACGCAGTCACTAGGTTCCAGCAAGCAGAAATGCCTGGCACTCAATTCTACGGGCAAGTGTGGGTTGACGACTACGCCAAGCTCAGCCAGTAG
- a CDS encoding S1C family serine protease codes for MSNQTSATGTTGTPVSPRPPRLSPLRKALIAAAAVIGIAGQVAVWTAPTWSSAIIEALPQVVTASPTPSASSSPSSGTSSSSGASSSAAAAADVSTDAIVLVNTTLTGGTGAGTGMIIDSSGIVLTNYHVVEGTTSVQVTLTDGTTSDATVLGFDASEDVAVLQLDDASGLETVALDEDGVTTGEDVTTIGNANGQGYLSSSAGEIVATDRTVTVDDSTGGSSETLSGMIVTSTAAVPGDSGGPTVDADGEVIGITTAGASSNQTTSSRTGQESTTYVIPIAHAMSVVTSVLDGDEGNGVVIGPRPWLGVSVISASEVRNSGPGGRGTTTTSGATVVSTEGPAAQAGIVSGDTIVAVDGTQITDPTSLSEALLEYQPGDTVTVTVVGSTGTRHVQVTLETSSIN; via the coding sequence ATGTCCAACCAGACCTCCGCTACCGGAACCACCGGCACACCGGTTTCGCCGCGGCCGCCGCGGCTCTCCCCGCTCCGCAAGGCCCTCATCGCGGCCGCCGCCGTCATCGGCATCGCCGGCCAAGTAGCGGTATGGACCGCGCCGACCTGGTCGTCGGCCATCATCGAGGCGCTGCCCCAGGTGGTCACCGCCTCGCCCACCCCGTCCGCATCGTCGTCACCGTCGTCGGGGACGTCCTCGTCCTCGGGGGCATCCTCCTCGGCCGCCGCCGCGGCCGACGTCAGCACCGACGCGATCGTCCTCGTGAACACGACGCTCACCGGGGGCACGGGTGCCGGCACCGGCATGATCATCGACTCCTCGGGGATCGTGCTCACGAACTATCACGTGGTCGAGGGGACGACCAGCGTCCAGGTGACGCTCACCGACGGCACCACCTCCGACGCCACCGTGCTGGGATTCGACGCGTCCGAGGACGTCGCGGTGCTCCAGCTCGACGATGCCTCGGGGCTCGAGACTGTGGCTCTCGACGAGGACGGCGTGACCACCGGCGAGGACGTCACCACCATCGGCAACGCGAACGGGCAGGGTTACCTGTCCAGCTCCGCCGGTGAGATCGTCGCCACCGACCGCACCGTGACGGTCGACGACTCCACGGGCGGATCGTCCGAAACGCTCAGCGGCATGATCGTCACCTCCACGGCCGCCGTGCCCGGCGACTCGGGCGGCCCCACGGTCGACGCGGACGGAGAGGTGATCGGCATCACCACGGCGGGCGCCTCGTCCAACCAGACCACGAGCTCGCGGACCGGCCAGGAATCGACCACCTACGTGATCCCGATCGCCCACGCCATGTCGGTGGTCACCAGCGTCCTCGACGGGGATGAGGGCAACGGCGTCGTGATCGGGCCGCGTCCGTGGCTCGGTGTCTCGGTGATCAGCGCCTCCGAGGTGCGCAACTCCGGCCCGGGCGGACGCGGGACGACGACCACGTCGGGCGCCACGGTCGTCTCGACCGAGGGCCCCGCGGCGCAGGCCGGCATCGTCTCCGGCGACACCATCGTGGCGGTGGACGGCACGCAGATCACGGATCCGACCTCGCTGTCGGAGGCGCTCCTCGAGTACCAGCCCGGTGACACCGTCACCGTCACCGTCGTCGGCTCGACCGGGACGCGTCACGTGCAGGTCACGCTGGAGACCAGCTCGATCAACTGA
- a CDS encoding TetR/AcrR family transcriptional regulator: MTTEAFTTTGSRRDRGGRPTDEELTTRILEIGADLLHEQGFAALSVGQVARDAGCGKAAIYRRYPGKAALVAAIIESRARLGEAPDTGSVREDLLAHVLQNQSNQEGLGFATGRGMQAMFEPEVYPILWDSIFRLRRERGVAIIARGVARGELPDDVDADVILDALAGLTLYRQAVKGIRVDRQHFLNVIDALLVHPPRLLTGDIEGD, encoded by the coding sequence ATGACGACCGAGGCCTTCACCACCACTGGCTCCCGACGGGATCGCGGTGGTCGCCCGACCGATGAGGAACTCACGACACGGATTCTTGAGATCGGGGCGGACCTGTTGCACGAGCAGGGCTTCGCGGCACTGAGCGTGGGGCAGGTTGCGCGCGATGCCGGATGTGGAAAGGCTGCGATCTACCGGCGGTACCCGGGGAAGGCGGCGCTGGTGGCGGCGATCATCGAGTCGCGTGCGCGGTTGGGTGAGGCTCCCGACACCGGTTCGGTGAGGGAGGACCTGCTCGCCCACGTCCTGCAGAACCAGAGCAACCAGGAAGGCCTCGGCTTCGCCACTGGTCGCGGCATGCAGGCGATGTTTGAGCCCGAGGTGTACCCGATCCTGTGGGACTCGATCTTTCGTCTGCGTCGCGAGCGCGGCGTGGCGATCATTGCTCGCGGCGTCGCGCGGGGCGAGCTTCCGGACGACGTCGATGCGGATGTGATCCTCGACGCGCTCGCAGGGCTCACCCTGTACCGGCAGGCCGTCAAAGGCATTCGTGTCGATCGGCAGCACTTCCTGAACGTGATCGACGCGCTGCTCGTCCATCCACCACGCCTGCTGACCGGCGACATCGAGGGGGACTGA
- a CDS encoding amidohydrolase yields the protein MGVPSFPPVFPVDAEALLPDLIALRRSLHADPEIGLHLPRTQQKVLDALAGLPLEITTGSRTSSIVAVLRGAVPGPVVLLRGDMDALPIQEETGVEYASINGAMHACGHDLHTAGLVGAARLLSACRDRLHGSVIFMFQPGEEGYDGARIMLDEGLLDAAGERPSAAYAIHVAPGPRGVFATRPGTATAGSNQLHVTVTGRGGHGAQPHQTLDPVTVAAEIVLALQSFVTRRFDVFDPVVLSVTCLDTGDGAINVIPDQTRLAATVRTMSATSLAVLQEGLPRLVKGIAAAHGLDAEVEFTVMYPATLNDPAETARTLTTLRQTFGAQRVQTAPAPTMGSEDFAHVLDEIPGTFFGLLASPPGIDPRRTEWNHSPRVVFDDAVLADQAAALASLAFARTRTS from the coding sequence GTGGGCGTCCCCAGCTTCCCTCCTGTTTTCCCCGTTGACGCCGAAGCCCTTCTGCCCGACCTGATTGCGCTGCGTCGTTCGTTGCACGCCGACCCAGAGATCGGCCTCCATCTGCCCCGCACTCAGCAGAAAGTGCTCGACGCCCTCGCCGGGCTCCCGCTGGAGATCACCACGGGTAGCCGCACGTCCTCCATCGTCGCAGTCCTGCGGGGCGCGGTGCCCGGGCCCGTTGTGTTGTTGCGCGGTGACATGGATGCGTTGCCGATCCAGGAGGAAACAGGCGTTGAATACGCCTCCATCAACGGTGCCATGCACGCCTGCGGCCACGACCTGCACACTGCGGGCCTTGTGGGGGCCGCACGGCTGTTGTCCGCGTGCCGGGACCGACTGCATGGCTCCGTGATCTTCATGTTCCAGCCCGGAGAGGAGGGGTACGACGGCGCGAGGATCATGCTGGACGAAGGCCTGCTCGATGCGGCAGGGGAACGCCCGAGCGCCGCGTACGCGATCCACGTCGCCCCAGGCCCGCGCGGTGTGTTCGCCACTCGTCCCGGCACCGCTACCGCCGGGTCGAATCAACTCCATGTCACCGTTACCGGTCGCGGCGGGCACGGCGCGCAACCGCACCAGACGCTCGACCCGGTGACGGTGGCCGCAGAGATCGTGCTGGCACTGCAGAGCTTCGTCACCCGTCGCTTCGACGTCTTCGACCCGGTCGTGCTCTCGGTCACGTGCCTCGACACCGGCGACGGCGCCATCAACGTCATCCCTGACCAGACGCGCCTTGCGGCCACGGTTCGCACCATGTCGGCAACATCGCTCGCTGTCTTGCAGGAGGGACTTCCCCGCCTTGTCAAGGGCATCGCCGCCGCACACGGGTTGGACGCCGAGGTCGAGTTCACCGTGATGTATCCCGCTACCCTCAACGATCCCGCCGAGACCGCGCGCACCCTCACGACCCTCCGCCAGACATTCGGTGCACAGCGGGTGCAGACCGCGCCGGCCCCCACCATGGGATCAGAAGACTTCGCGCACGTACTCGATGAGATCCCTGGCACCTTCTTCGGACTGCTGGCCTCGCCTCCCGGCATCGATCCTCGTCGCACGGAATGGAACCACTCGCCGCGGGTGGTGTTCGACGACGCAGTGCTCGCAGACCAGGCCGCAGCGCTCGCCAGCCTCGCGTTCGCCCGCACCCGCACGAGCTGA
- a CDS encoding Na+/H+ antiporter NhaC family protein, whose protein sequence is MRTDTAPITNRTSQQPWYQPARLIRIVVAASGIVLALAVSSAVRAATDAGGSDPASLWGLLPIGLYAVLAISGLGILASTLVALAAALVLNLPSLPEIGTMLLSSLTNQVTIIGLIIVLGAGVGGVLRETGVAQMIVAGVLRLAGSRGPRAVAVGVMLACLVLVAALGTLAGALAIAAPLLIPVAARLGYTRTATATLMFVGGCAGLALAPFAGSNVAIMDAAGVGYGEYILYGAGPLALLTLIVGMVWVPFVQRRSVSSGDFYTATEAAEVRSAVTGSTRVATVVFLIVLATLVVIAVVTAIGIVFPLIALPLLAVVTGSAARTPLRAWLAATGRGMWSMAGTFLLFWLLAVLFIVIDRLQPFEAVLELLGPQLEASSPFVFSIIVALIGWVGVPGATAAQVVLIDKVFGPLAGQIGVGAGSWVVVLLFASKADTYGPFPNPNMVSTMGLAHSKNLRTMLLTGWVLLVPVVVMYMAILLFETR, encoded by the coding sequence ATGCGTACCGACACGGCTCCCATCACCAACCGAACGTCCCAGCAACCCTGGTATCAGCCCGCGAGGTTGATCAGGATCGTCGTTGCTGCCTCGGGAATCGTCCTCGCGCTGGCAGTTTCTTCTGCGGTACGCGCAGCCACCGATGCCGGCGGGAGCGACCCGGCCAGCCTGTGGGGGCTGCTGCCCATCGGCCTGTACGCCGTCCTCGCGATCTCGGGACTGGGAATCCTCGCCTCGACCCTGGTCGCGCTGGCCGCCGCATTGGTGCTGAACCTGCCGTCGTTGCCCGAGATCGGGACCATGCTCCTGAGCTCGCTGACCAACCAGGTCACGATCATCGGACTCATCATCGTCTTGGGCGCCGGTGTCGGTGGTGTGCTACGAGAAACCGGGGTCGCCCAGATGATCGTCGCCGGAGTGCTGCGACTGGCGGGCAGTCGCGGCCCGCGGGCGGTAGCCGTAGGCGTCATGCTCGCCTGTCTCGTCCTCGTGGCAGCACTCGGAACGCTGGCCGGAGCGCTGGCGATCGCAGCTCCGCTTCTCATCCCTGTCGCTGCGCGTCTGGGGTATACACGCACCGCCACTGCGACGCTCATGTTCGTGGGTGGCTGTGCGGGTCTCGCGTTGGCCCCGTTCGCCGGCAGCAACGTCGCCATCATGGACGCGGCCGGAGTCGGCTACGGGGAGTACATCCTGTACGGGGCAGGGCCGCTGGCTTTGCTGACGCTGATCGTGGGCATGGTCTGGGTGCCGTTCGTGCAGCGCCGAAGCGTGAGCAGCGGCGACTTCTACACGGCGACCGAAGCCGCAGAGGTGCGCAGCGCGGTGACCGGCTCGACGCGAGTGGCCACCGTGGTGTTCCTCATCGTCCTGGCGACGCTCGTCGTCATTGCCGTCGTCACGGCGATCGGGATCGTCTTTCCCCTCATCGCGCTCCCGTTGCTCGCTGTCGTCACCGGGAGCGCCGCACGGACGCCGTTGCGCGCATGGCTAGCTGCGACGGGCCGAGGCATGTGGAGCATGGCAGGCACCTTCCTGCTGTTCTGGCTCTTGGCCGTGCTGTTCATCGTCATCGACCGGCTGCAACCGTTCGAAGCGGTGCTCGAGCTTCTCGGCCCCCAACTGGAAGCAAGCTCCCCGTTCGTGTTCTCCATCATCGTGGCGCTCATCGGGTGGGTAGGCGTTCCCGGTGCGACGGCGGCGCAGGTCGTGCTCATCGACAAGGTCTTCGGTCCGCTCGCCGGCCAGATCGGCGTCGGTGCCGGCTCATGGGTCGTCGTCCTGCTGTTCGCGTCGAAAGCCGACACCTACGGCCCGTTCCCGAACCCCAACATGGTGAGCACCATGGGGCTGGCGCATTCGAAGAACCTGCGCACCATGCTGCTGACCGGCTGGGTTCTGCTGGTGCCGGTCGTGGTCATGTACATGGCGATCCTGCTTTTCGAGACGAGGTAG
- a CDS encoding CapA family protein, whose amino-acid sequence MEITPDDLAGAVALNDVITRYIATHESEVTDTLHRVSTGELDMVETLSDTEKDIARRLFAWMIEVGPANAWAVLGAAATAAASLLVDDEGHGVSPAFLVEAALRAARDAYMALDPEFGTRPPFSDIEGILREASEGYERHGLLGLALIMLSYIFYESFHYPQPETGVYDIADNTFDKVKWVYRYWYNQLEVAERGSGLEAFFRAQILGNPFGIDDSAIGPVQRLSLSCAGDLLAVDRLTEANTAHLFDDIVDFYSSADIVSANLESTVYEGAIPGRDEDPGKPYRMNTSRAMFDKFRDEAGINYFSTATNHANDWGTEGLLGTLDVLRESGAYHSGTADSEEQQEGVVVVEQNGIKVALLSYTFDLNGRAVPADMPYLVNEVRFNDVNPAPDYSLIRRQITAARDKGAEFIVAYCHWGWEFEMYPHVNITEAAHDIVALGVDVILGNHPHVSQPAQVIERGSGQPNALVFYAFGDFVSYHPQSRNSKLAYAVKFDIAKVQTASRTYVSWDHLEALPMYIVNAHLGGDSYDCRIVKFESVLADPDDYGLTDWEKSELPHLRDVVWDQILSPLSHIPAGGWSD is encoded by the coding sequence ATGGAGATCACTCCCGATGACCTGGCTGGAGCCGTTGCGCTGAACGATGTCATCACGCGGTATATCGCCACGCACGAAAGTGAGGTGACTGACACGCTGCACCGGGTTTCCACCGGAGAACTCGACATGGTCGAGACTCTCAGCGACACCGAGAAGGATATCGCCCGCAGGCTTTTTGCCTGGATGATCGAGGTCGGTCCCGCAAATGCCTGGGCAGTACTCGGGGCAGCGGCCACAGCAGCGGCATCGTTGCTGGTGGACGACGAGGGACACGGCGTGAGTCCCGCGTTCCTCGTCGAGGCCGCGCTTCGAGCGGCCCGCGACGCCTACATGGCGCTGGACCCGGAGTTCGGTACGCGTCCCCCGTTCTCCGACATCGAGGGGATCCTCCGCGAAGCCTCGGAGGGGTACGAGCGTCATGGCCTGCTTGGGCTCGCGCTCATCATGTTGAGCTACATCTTCTACGAGAGTTTTCATTACCCCCAGCCGGAAACCGGTGTCTACGACATTGCGGACAACACCTTCGACAAGGTGAAGTGGGTATACCGCTACTGGTACAACCAGCTCGAGGTCGCCGAGCGCGGCTCCGGCCTGGAGGCCTTCTTCCGGGCGCAGATTCTGGGGAATCCCTTCGGTATCGACGACAGTGCAATCGGTCCAGTTCAGCGGCTGTCACTCTCCTGCGCAGGGGATCTTCTCGCAGTCGACAGGTTGACAGAGGCCAACACCGCGCACCTGTTCGATGACATCGTCGACTTCTACAGCTCGGCAGACATCGTCAGTGCGAACCTCGAGTCCACCGTCTACGAAGGAGCGATTCCTGGCCGCGATGAAGATCCTGGGAAGCCCTACCGGATGAACACCTCGCGGGCAATGTTCGACAAGTTCCGCGACGAGGCCGGCATCAACTACTTCAGCACGGCCACCAATCATGCAAACGACTGGGGCACCGAGGGACTTCTCGGCACATTGGACGTGCTCCGGGAATCGGGCGCTTACCACTCCGGCACTGCGGACAGCGAGGAACAGCAGGAGGGGGTCGTCGTCGTGGAGCAGAACGGCATCAAAGTCGCCCTGTTGTCATACACGTTCGATCTGAACGGTCGCGCGGTGCCGGCAGACATGCCCTATCTGGTCAACGAGGTGCGCTTCAACGACGTGAACCCCGCCCCGGACTACTCGCTCATCCGGCGACAGATCACTGCCGCACGAGACAAAGGCGCGGAGTTCATCGTCGCGTACTGCCATTGGGGGTGGGAGTTCGAGATGTACCCCCACGTCAACATCACCGAGGCAGCGCACGACATCGTCGCGCTTGGCGTCGACGTCATTCTTGGCAACCATCCGCACGTCAGCCAGCCCGCACAGGTCATCGAGCGCGGATCAGGCCAGCCGAACGCCCTGGTGTTCTACGCTTTCGGTGATTTTGTGAGCTATCACCCGCAGAGCCGCAACTCCAAGCTCGCCTACGCGGTGAAGTTCGACATCGCCAAGGTTCAGACAGCATCGCGCACATACGTCTCCTGGGATCACCTGGAGGCGCTGCCGATGTACATCGTGAACGCACATCTCGGTGGCGATTCCTACGACTGCCGGATCGTCAAGTTCGAGAGCGTCCTGGCAGACCCCGATGATTACGGTCTCACCGATTGGGAGAAGTCGGAACTGCCTCACCTCCGTGACGTGGTGTGGGATCAGATCCTCTCGCCGTTGTCTCATATCCCCGCTGGTGGCTGGTCCGACTGA
- a CDS encoding TetR family transcriptional regulator produces the protein MTVKASSRQAIVDAAAQLIRASGVQGTSISDLIAASGTSAGAIYHHFPSKNAIVVEVAREAMAWPMAALAEYRDRPASPSDLLSYAMTALTDAPELGDLLIALGAGAATDDDLGQQLRDEVGRLRDSVEETMLAWAMANGVPHGRVQGYSQLLIGLTLGFVSQRRLVSNFDEQSYAAQAVRLMALPQAEG, from the coding sequence GTGACTGTGAAAGCGAGTAGCCGCCAGGCCATCGTCGATGCCGCAGCACAGCTCATCCGGGCCAGCGGCGTCCAGGGAACCTCGATCTCGGACCTCATCGCCGCGTCGGGGACGTCCGCGGGGGCGATCTACCACCACTTCCCGAGCAAGAACGCCATCGTGGTCGAGGTCGCCCGCGAGGCCATGGCCTGGCCGATGGCCGCGTTGGCGGAGTATCGCGACCGGCCGGCGTCCCCCTCGGACCTGCTCTCCTACGCCATGACCGCGCTCACCGACGCCCCCGAGCTCGGCGACCTGCTGATCGCCCTGGGTGCCGGCGCCGCCACCGACGACGACCTGGGCCAGCAGCTGCGCGACGAGGTCGGGCGGCTGCGCGACTCCGTCGAGGAGACGATGCTGGCCTGGGCGATGGCGAACGGCGTCCCCCACGGGCGGGTGCAGGGCTACAGCCAGCTCCTGATCGGCCTGACCCTCGGCTTCGTCTCGCAACGCAGACTGGTCAGCAACTTCGACGAGCAGAGCTACGCCGCCCAGGCGGTTCGGCTGATGGCCCTGCCCCAGGCCGAGGGCTGA